A single window of Nicotiana tomentosiformis chromosome 1, ASM39032v3, whole genome shotgun sequence DNA harbors:
- the LOC104107889 gene encoding uncharacterized protein yields MLKQVHVNVPFTKVLSQMPAYTKFLKEDIVQKLKSGRDIGASINLMPLSIFRKLEGEIGEIGSIHVSLQLVDETTIIPKGIVEDVLVRVDKFVFPVDFIVVNMEENREVPLILGRPFLATGRAILDIQERKLMLRVGEERVVFKMEGAIVALKE; encoded by the exons ATGCTCAAGCAGGTGCATGTTAATGTACCATTCACAAAGGTGCTTTCACAGATGCCAGCCTATACTAAGTTCCTGAAGGAAGATATTGTCCAAAAACTGAAAAGTGGAAGAGACATCG GTGCTTCTATTAATCTTATGCCGTTGTCTATTTTCAGGAAATTGGAGGGAGAGATTGGAGAAATCGGATCGATACATGTGTCTTTGCAGCTGGTGGATGAGACCACTATCATACCTAAAGGAATAGTGGAGGATGTGCTAGTTCGAGTGGATAAATTTGTCTTCCCTGTAGACTTTATTGTGGTGAACATGGAAGAGAATAGAGAGGTCCCTCTGATTTTAGGGAGACCCTTCTTGGCAACTGGTAGAGCTATTCTGGACATCCAGGAAAGGAAGCTCATGCTCAGAGTGGGGGAAGAAAGGGTGGTCTTCAAGATGGAAGGAGCAATAGTGGCCCTAAAAGAATGA